AAGGAAGAACTGACTTTGAAAAGCCTATAAGGTTTTTTATGGAACCAATTGTAAAATGATAAATAATAACTTTGGACTAAAAAATTTAGGATATTCGAATTTCGAAGCCACCGGTATTTTGCCCCGCCAACGGTGGTATTACTACAAAGAGGGGTTTTCTTCGGAATTAGTAGAATTTGCTATTAAACAGCTTGATTTGGGACCTGACAAGCTGATAATTGACCCCTTTAATGGTAGCGGAACAACTACATTAACAGCTTCGCTACTTGGAATTGATTCAATTGGGGTTGAGGTTAATCCATTTACATCTTTTTTATCACAGACCAAACTTGTTTCTATTGATTCCAAAGCATTGGAGAAGCACTTAGGTCCAGTTAAAATGGGCATAGAAAAAGGCAGGAAGTCAGAACTTGAAGGGTTTTCCACATTTACAAAAACAGATAAGCTAGACAAATGGCTTTTCAACACAACAGTTATCAGGGGGTTTGAAGGAGGCTGGACCGAAGCGCAAAAAATAGAAAGCATCCCAATAAGAAGCGTTTTCCAGCTTGCATTGATAACTGCCGCAATGGAAAACTGTAATGCCAAAAAAGATGGGAAGGGACTCAAATATCGGAGTAGTTGGTCTCAATTGGATTACAAGCTAGAGAATTTTCAGGAGTCTTTTCAGACCAAAATTGACCATATTAAAGAGGATTTGGACTTAAGTCAAATTATAACCAAAGCAAAAATTGTCAATCAGGATGTGAGGAGCTATCTATCGGACACCAACAAGAAGAAAAAATTCAATCTTTGTGTAACATCTCCACCATATTTAAACACTTTTGATTACACTGATATCTATAGACCCGAACTTTTTTTAGGGAAGTTTTTATCGACTAAGCAGGATTTATATAATCTACGCACTCGAACTTTACGCTCTCATATTCACGGAGCTATTTGGAATAACCCAAAGAGCAATGACTTTGGAGTAATCTACAAAGAAAGTATGGCCCACGTAATTAACAATCCAACTCAATTAATGCATAAAAAGATACCTCTAATGATTCAGGCATATTTCGAAGATATGAAAGTACTTTTTGAAGAATTAAAGTTGTCGGCCGCATCAGGGTCTCAAATATGGATTATAGTATCAAACTCAGCTTATGCCAATAAAGAAATTCCCGTGGATTTGATATTGGGAGACATCGGGTCTCAGGTAGGACTTTCCCTTAAAGAAATAGGAGTATTAAGGCATATTCAAAAAAGAAAAACAAAGCATAGCCCTGATGTAAAGAAACTTCGAGAGAGTGTAATAATATTTAACAAGTAGGTTTTTGCGAATAGCTCTGTGGACTACTTTTCACCATTCGAAGCTCCATTTCATATCGATTGTATTATTAAACCCCATTTGGTCTAAATGTCCAATCTTATGCTTGAGGGAAGCATCAACATTATCGATTTCCATATCATTTGAATAATCGCCACTAGATTGTATATAGATTTATATAGTATTAGAACTTCTCAGAATAGGTGCTAAAAGAACTTAGCAAAAGGCGAAAATCTACGTAAAAACTGCTAAAACCACCTGAAAATCAATACTTAACATTTTCAGTGTTTTATGTTTATTCTTGGCACAATGCAAATTTTCCAATTATATTCCTGGACAGGTTTTATACCGTTTTTTGGTTCTATCTTGATGATTCACAAATCACTGAAAATGAGTCAAATAAAAGAATAGTTCAGTCCCAGGTGAAACCACATCAAGTAGAAAACCCGCACAACAAGGTGTGGGTTTTTGCATTTCAACAAAAGAAACGGACTCGATGGCATTTCCGAACCAGCGCTATTCCTTTTTGAAAACAGTATCTTCGGTAAAATCAAGTAAAGTACTATGCCCAAAGGCAGCAAATCCAAATCCTGGATAGCCATTTTAATTGAAATTGTCGAGGTCTTCTTTAAAAGTGCACGTCAGGGAAGTCGGGGAAGAACCTGGAACCAGCACGTAGTACCCTATGATAACGGTTGGGCTGTAAAGAGAGCGGGAAATAAACGCATCACCTCCAAACACCGACGTCAGGATACGGCCATAAGAAAAGCGAAACGTTTGGCTAGAAAGTATAAGGCCGATGTGATTATCCATAGACAGGATGGTACCATTCGGGATCGAATCAACTATGATTGACAAGAAAGGAAGGTAGTTTTGTTTGCCATAGGACATTGATAGAAAGCTATTTGTGATTTTTCGGAATCCAATGCTTTAGACATCCTATTCAGATAAATAAACGGAATCTATTTTCTTCTTCTTCTAACATTTCGTTATCTTACTCTGTCATTTGAAATGAAGGTATTGGGGTCCCTGACCCCTTCAAACTAAATCCACCAACCCATGAAAACCAACATTATCCCATCTTTGATCTTCACGTGCATTGTTACACTTTTAAGCGGTCAAACAACCATCGCCCAGGCGTCAAAAGAACTCCCCATCGACGCCGGTTTCTACGAAGGGTTGGAGTGGCGGAACATTGGACCGAATAGGGGTGGACGATCCCTGGGATGTGCCGGAAGTCCGGCCAGGCCAAATGAATACTATTTTGGGGCTACTGGCGGGGGGCTCTGGAAAACGACGGATGGCGGAAATGAATGGAAGCCCGTGACGGACGGACAGGTGACCAGTTCTTCCGTAGGTGCGGTGGCGGTGTCCGAATCCAATCCGGATGTCGTTTATATCGGTATGGGGGAGGTACAATTACGTGGAAGCATTACCCAGGGAGATGGGGTGTACAAAAGCACGGATACCGGGGAAACATGGACGCATCTTGGCCTAAAGGAAACCCAGGCAGTGGCACGCATCCGCATCCACCCTACAAATCCCGACCTGGTCTATGTGGCGGCCCTGGGACATCCTTATGGAGAGAACGAGGAGCGTGGGGTCTTCCGCAGTTCGGATGGAGGCACAACCTGGGAGAAAGTATTGTATGTGAGCCCTAAGGTGGGAGCGGTAGATTTGATCCTAGACCGCAATAACCCGGAGGTAATCTACGCCACTACATGGGAAGTCTACCGAAAGGCTTGGAAAATGTGGGGCGGAGGTGGCGATAGCAAGCTGTGGAAATCCACGGACGGGGGCGACACCTGGACGGATTTGACGGGCAATTCTGGCATGCCGGAAGGGCCTATCGGAAAGATTGGGGTAACGGTATCCCCGGCAGATTCCAACCGCGTGTGGGCCATTGTGGAGGCCAATGAAGGTGGGGTTTTCCGTTCGGACGATGCCGGAAAATCCTGGGAACGCACCAATGATGAGCGTAAGCTGCGACAGCGCGCCTTTTACTACTCCCGTATCTATGCCGACCCGGTGGATAAGGAAACAGTCTACTGTTTAAACACAGGTTTTTATAAATCCACGGACGGGGGCAAAACTTTTGACATCACGATTAAGGTACCGCATGGGGATAACCACGACCTCTGGATTGACCCGAACAATCCCGAGCGGATGATCAACTCCAATGACGGAGGTGGAAATGTGAGTATCAATGGCGGTAAATCCTGGACCTTACAGGATTTTCCCACTTCGCAGTTCTACCATGTGATGGCGACCAGTGATGTGCCCTACCATGTGGCCGGGGCCCAGCAGGACAACTCAACCTTGGCCATGCCCAGTGACGGCTGGAGCCATATGCAGGCTCGTGGACCGAACCACGGCTGGTGGTATCCCGTGGGCGGTGGTGAGAGCGGCTGGATTACCCAACACCCGAAACACCCGGATATCTTTTATGCCGGTAGCCAGGGGGCATTGTTAACACGCTACGACCGCAGCAACGGACAGATTCGCGATATTCAGGTATATCCGCGTTTCTTCTCCGGGGAACCTGCCGATGCCCTGCCGGAACGCTGGCAATGGACCTTCCCGATTATGTTTGCAAAACAGGATGCCAGCGTGATGTATACCTGTTCGCAACATGTTTGGAAGACGACGAATGATGGGCAATCCTGGGAGAAGATCAGCCCGGACCTCACTTATGCGGACCCCAGCACCCTTGGCAAGACCGGGGGAGTGATTACCATGGATATGAATGGGCCGGAGATTTACGCTACGGTCTTTGCCCTGGCGCCTTCCTGGCACGACATTGGTACGATCTGGGCCGGTTCCGATGATGGGAAGATGCACATAACGCGCGATGGCGGCGGCACCTGGGAGGACATTACCCCGGAAGGCCTACCGAAGTTTTCGCGTATCAGCATTATTGACGAATCCCGGCACCGTCCGGGGACATTGTTCCTGGCAGCCAACCGCTATCAGGTGGACGACCGCCAGCCTTACGTCTTTAAAACACATGACTATGGGAAGACCTGGACGAAAATCATAAGCGGTATTGAAGACGGACATTTTGCCCGGGCCGTTCGGGAAGACCCGAAGCGGGAAGGCCTCCTGTATTTGGGAACAGAACACGGGGTGTATTTCTCCCTGAACGATGGGGCCCTCTGGCAATCCCTGCAAGGCAATTTGCCGGACACGCCCATTCGGGATTTGGTGGTGAAGGACAACGATGTGGTAGTGGGCTCCCACGGGCGCGGCTTTTGGATCCTGGATGACATTCGTCCGCTACGGCAGTATACTCCGGAAATGAAAGAAAAGGAGGCTGTTTTATTTGAACCGGCCGATGCAATTCGTGGGGTCTACGATGCAAATGTGCAGTATTACCTGAAGCAGGAACTGGACACCATCACCTTTGAGATCTTGGATGCGGAAGGCAAACTCATCGATACGTTTATGGGGAGCAAGCCAGAATATGAGGAAGATCCAGATCTTCCCTGGTGGAAAAAAGGCGGGTCTACCAAGCCGACAACTGCACAGGGGCTGAATACATTTTCCTGGGATCTGCGTTATAAGGGAGCTACGGATTTTGAAGGGATGATCATCTGGAGTGCGAGGCCCAAGCGGGGCCCAAAAGCCCCATTGGGCACCTACCAGGTGCGGATGAAAGTGGGAGGAGAAAGCCAAACACATTCGTTTGACGTTTTGATGGATCCCAATTTAAAGGGGATCACCGAAGCCGATTTGCAGGAGCAATTCGACCTTTCCCAGCAAATCGTTCAAAAAACCAGTGCCACCAACGAAGCAGTAATCCATATTCGCAAGATACGGGCACATTTGGAGGCAAATAAGGATGCGCTGAGTACGGCCACTTACCAGAGCACGGCCCAACCCTTTTTGGACAAGCTTGCTGCGATTGAGCAGGAACTTTACCAGGTGAAAAACCAATCCAACCAGGACCCCTTGAACTTCCCTATAAAGCTTAATAACCGCCTGGCTTCCCTACGACGCAGTGTCGAGAATGGAGATGCCCGACCTACTGATGGGGCTTACAAGGTATTTAAGGAGCTCTCTGCGGAATTGGACCGGCACCTTGGGGCGTTGGAGCAGATCATCGCCAAGGAGGGAGCGAAGGTCAACCGTGCTTTGGGAAAAGCCGGGGTAGCAGACTTTTCGGATTTTGGGGAATAGCGGCTTGGGAGGTGAAGCTGAATTGATTCGAGAAAGCAAAATAAGGACAAATATGAAAATGGACCACTTTGCATCGCTTTATAAGCCCTTTTTGATGGTATTGATTTTTTTGTTCTCCAACCCTTTGTTTATTATGCAGGACATGAAGGCACAGACAACCAAATCCGAAATTCGGATGACCGACGATGGCTACCGCCTCTTTTTAAATGGGGAACCCTTTTACGTAAAAGGGGCTGGTGTCGACAACGGGGATATAGAAGCCCTGGCCAGGCATGGCGCAAACGCCCTTAGGACATGGAGCACGGAAAACGGAAAGGAGGTCTTGGACAAAGCCCATGAATTGGGGTTAAAGGTGATGATGGGGATTTGGGTAGGCCTGGAACGCCATGGCTTTGATTACAACGACAAAAAGGCGGTCAAGATGCAATTGGAGCGTATCCGTAAACGGGTCCTGGCCCTTAAGGACCATCCGGCACTCATGTTATGGGGCATTGGCAATGAAATGAATTTACAATCCCAAAACCCCAAAGTTTGGGATGCGGTGAATGAAATCGCCAAAATGATTCATGAAATCGACCCAAACCATGTAACAACGACTCCTTTGGCCGGTATCGATAAGGAACTCGTAAGCCTAGTGACCAAAAAAGCACCGGAGGTTGATTTTTTGAGTATTCAACTCTATGGTCCCATGGATGTACTTCCCCAGCTCATTCGGGACTCGGGTTATAAGGGACCCCTATTGGTCACCGAATGGGGTGCCACCGGTTATTGGGAGGTGGAAAAAACAGATTGGGGGGCTCCCTTGGAAAATAATAGCTCTAAAAAGGCAAATCTTTATTTACAGCGCTACCAAAAATCCATTTTGGGGCTACCAAAACAGGTAATGGGCTCCTTTGTCTTCTTATGGGGCCAGAAACAGGAACGCACTCCTACCTGGTTTGGCATGTTCCTGCCCAACGGGATGGAAACGGAGTCAGTGGATATGATGCATTATGCCTGGAATGGCGAGTGGCCCAAAAATCGAAGCCCGCAATTGGAAGACTTTACTTTGGATGGAAAGAGGGCTCAAAATAGTATTGGATTGACGGCCAATAGATCTTATAAGGCACGGGTAGTTGCAAAAGATCCAGATAAGGATGAATTGACCTATCGGTGGGAAATTATGCGGGAGAGCCAATCTTCAAAAACCGGTGGGGATGCAGAATACATTCCTGAAAAAATAGACGGGCTATTTGCAGGACCTTTGGCGGATTTTGCCACTTTTCGTGCTCCGGAAGAAAAAGGGGCCTATAGATTGTTTATCTACGTGGAAGATGATCATGACCATTCGGCACATGCCAATATCCCTTTTTGGGTAGAAGATTAACGCTTCTAATTGGTTTTATACGTAAGAAAATACTATCTTAAGGGTTAAAGCTACCGCTATGAAAAATACCACAAAAATTCTGCTTATTCTAGGATTAGTACTTCTGGGAAGTTGTGCAACAAACATCAAAACAAAAAAAGCCATAGAAGGTAACTTTAATGAATTCCAAACCTTCGCTTATTTGCCAAATACAACTTTTGACATCAATGCGTTCAATAGTGATGCCGACAATTCCGTGGAACCCGCTTTAGTTTCATCCCTGAACAACGAAATGATCAAAAAAGGGTATTCAATCAATAACAAAAACCCGGACCTATTGCTTTTATTGAGGACAAATAGGGAAATAAACAGTAATGAAAATACGAAGAGCAAATACGAACAGGCCTCTTCGGGAGGTTCTGCCGGGAGCAGTCCAAACTACTCCGCAACAGGTGCATCAGGGGGCCAGAGGTATCTTTCAAGTGATGAAAGCACAACCAATAATAAGCCCTATAAAAAGGGAAGTTTAGTCGTTGAAATGTACGATAGCTCAACCAAGGAATTGGTTTGGGTGGGTATCGCAGAAAATATCAAGTCCCACATATCCGATCAAACGTTAATGGATCGAATGTTAAAGGAAATTTTTAAGAAATTTCCGGAATAGTACTTTTTCTTTAATCTTACTGAGACTGGTCAAATGGGGATTTCTTGTCCCTAAGCCTAGCGAACTGGCGCGGGTGGGACCATGACGGTATTGGAAGATCTCAGCGCGAGCTGGGGACTTTTTTTGCAACACACTTGGATTCTTTTGGAAAACCCAAAAAAGCTATATTTGTGTAAAATGTACGCATATGGTAAATACCATTCAACTCACTGTAGACGCTGTGGTGTTCGGCTATGACTCAGGAAAAATATCGGTATTGTTGGTGAAGCGGAAATTCGAGCCTTTTAAGGACGCATGGGCACTTCCAGGAGGTTTTGTGTTGGAAAACGAGAGCTTGGAACAAGCGGTAGGGAGAGAGTTGGCGGAAGAAACAGGCGTCAAGATAAATTACTTGGAACAGCTATACACCTTTGGTGAATTGGAGCGGGACCCCAGGGGGCGGGTGGTCTCAGTGGCCTATTTTGGATTGGTAAAGCCCAATGCCTTTAAATTGAACGCTTCAACAGATGCCGAGGAAGCCAATTGGTTCAATATTGAGAAGTTGCCGAAATTGGCATTTGACCATAAAAGAATTCTCAAAATTGCAATCGAAAGATTGCGGGGAAAAATTACTTACGAGCCCATTGGGTTTGAACTGCTCGATAAAAAGTTTCCTTTTTCCGATTTGGAAAAACTGTACACAACCCTTTTGAATCGGGAAATTGATAGAAGAAATTTCAAAAAGAAAATTAATAGCCTGAAAGTTTTGGACGAGTTGGATGAGAAGGTTTCTGTTGGCCCAGGAAGGCCAGCAAGCCTTTTTAGCTTTAATAAAAAGCGCTATTTCCAGTTGAAAAAAGAGGGCATTATCTTCGAAATCTGACATTGATATATTCCATTAAAATATAATTTGTGTAAAAAAAACGCAAAATATCTTGCGGGGCTTCAAAATACATTTTATATTTGCGTAATAAATACACAAATTAAATCTAAAACCCTGTCGTTATGTTCGGAATAAACTATATCAAATTCGATTCGATGAATTATGTAATCCATTTCAAAAATGGAAAAACAAAAAAAGAAGGTAGGGGGCTCTCTTTCTTTTATTTTGCTCCCAACTCTTCCATAGTTTCAATTCCAATGGAGAGTAAAGACTTTCAGTTCATTTTTAAGGAAACTACAAAGGACTATCAAGAAGTATCCATCCAGGGTCAGATTACCTATAAGGTCAAGGATCCAAAGCAATTGGCCGAAGTTCTTGACTTCACTGTTGATAGCAAAGGATACTATATAAAGGATGATAATGAGAAAATTCAGCAGCGTATCATCAATGAGGCCCAAACCGCAAGTGCCGGAGTTATACAAAGGTTAAGTCTTAAGGAAGCTTTACGTCAATTGCAGCAAATTGAAACACAGATAATGGAGAGTGTCCAAAACTCCAAAACGGTCCATATGCTTGGCCTTGAAATTCTAAGTGTGAATGTTTTGGGGGTAACCCCAAACCCTGAAATGGCCAGGGCTTTGGAAGCACAAATGCGGGAATCGCTTCAAAAAGAAGCGGATCAGGCTATTTATGAGCGGAGAAATTTTGCCGTTGAGCAAGAGCGTATCATAAAAGAAACTGAGCTGAATACGGAAATTGCGGTTGAGGAAAAACAAAAACAAATTGCTGAAAAGCAAATGGAAACCGAATTGGTAAAACAAGAAAATGAACAGAAGCTCAAAGAAATGGATATGGCTTCCAATATCTCCTTGGAGGATAGCAAACAGCAACTTATTGACTTGAGAGTTGAAAACGAAAAGAAAGAAGCAGATGCTAAAGAGTATGTTTTGCATGCCAATCTTCGCCCATATAAGGAATTGGACTGGAAGACACTCATGGCCATCAATTCTAAAGGTATCGACCCAAGGAACCACATTGCACTTGCCTTTAGGGAATTGGCTGAGAATGCCGATAAAATTGGCAACCTCAATATTTCACCCGAATTGCTGGAATCCATTATGGGTACAAAGACAGCCTAATATGGAATTGGATAAAATCATTATTGTTAGGGATAAAACTAGGCTTGAGCAACTCATAGAGCGTTTCAATTCAAAAGCCCAGGCCAAGTTTTATTTGGAGCGTTCAGGGGAGGATTTCGGTTTCTATGAACAAGAGCACAATAAATTTTATACCTCCCTTGGCCATGTTCAAAAAGCAATTTCCCCTTTGTTCAAGAGCAAAGTCCTTTTTCGCTCTTATTTGCCAACGTATATGTTCGCAGAAGGAGATGTGATAGTGGTCATTGGTCAAGATGGGCTGGTTGCGAATACGGCCAAATATGTCAAAGGACTTCCTATAGTAGCCGTAAACCCGGATGAGGAACGCTACGATGGTATTTTGTTGCCTCATGGTCCACAAACGTTTCTGTCCGCAATCAAAGGTTTTGTCAATGGGACATATGAATCAAAAAAAGTGACTATGGCAAAAGCTGCTATGAATGACGGTCAGACTTTGTTGGCATTCAATGATTTCTATATTGGTGTAGCATCCCATGTTTCGTCACGATATAACCTTGAGTTCAAAGGAAAAAAGGAAAGTCAATCCTCCAGTGGAATTTTGGTGTCCACCGGAGCCGGTGCTACGGGTTGGATCAGTTCGGTTTTTAATATGACCAATAACATCAATCAATACTTTTATAAACAAAAGAGAGCGTTTGATGCTCGTATAAATTGGGAGGATGAAAAACTGTTATTTGTGGTTCGCGAACCCTTTTTGAGCAAAATGTCACAGATAGATTTGGGGTATGGGACGATTACGAAAAACCAACGACTAAAAATTGAATCCAAGATGCCCCAAAACGGAGTGATTTTTAGCGATGGAATTGAAGCTGACTTTTTGAATTTTAACTCGGGGAATACGCTCAGTATTGGAATAGCCGATGAGAAGGCAAATTTGATTATTTAGAACAATAATATTTGTAGGACTACAAATAAAGTTGTTATTTTCTTACGAGCTAATAGCTACAAACAGGATGGAAGAAATAAAATTAAATTTCATAAATCTCCTCAATGAAGAGGGAACAATTCAATTGTTTAGAACGGAATATAATCAACAAGCCATTGAAGAGGAAGCATTACATGTTTATAGTTTAGTGCCAAAAGATAATGAGGAATATCAAAAATTCATTGTATCCTTTGATAATAGAGAAGGCTTTGAAGAATACACTTGCTCAATATGGGAAAATGTTGAGCTTACCAAAAGGTGGTTGTCCACTTTACTTAGAAATAAACTAGAAACAATTGAGGACGATTCCCTTACCTTCAATATACGCCGTAAAAGATTTGAAACCTCCTTTGATTTCATTCTCAATGAGACGGATTACGGTAATCAAGTAATTAATGTTGCCCCATACTACTTAAAAGCAAAAAAACAATTTGGATTTCTAATTGATTTTCGATTTAGAAAAAAACAAGGTTTAGCGTTTAACAAAGAGGTGCAACGATTAAGCTTGAGCTTAGATAAAAATTATAGAAGTAATAAGAACTATTACGCAGACAAGTATCAAAAGATAAGAGGATTTATAGATTATAAACTTAAAGACTTGCTTGTTTTTAGAACAGAAATGGATGAGCTTAAATTCAATAATGATTTAGTAAATCTTACAGCAAATAAGCTGGAAAAAAAGCAATATGTTTTTGGAAATGGTAAGATTGGTTTTTCTCAGTTTCAAGGGGTCAAAAACTATGGCCCTTATAGAAGCGTTGATTCAGATATAACATATTTATTCATATTCGAGGATAGTTTTAAATCATTTGCAAACGACATTTATCTCAGTCTGATAGGCAAGACTAACCCTGGGACTTTCCCAGGAATGTCAGAAATGTTTGGGCTTCCATTGTCTAAAGAAAACGTCAAAAGGGTTCCCATAAAAGAAATTAGCTTAGATAGTCTAAAGGAGTCAATATCCAAAATTCTTGATTACAAAAAAAAGCATATCGAAAAGAGAATAATTGCTATACTCTTGGAAGAAAGTAGTGAAGACAATAATCCCGAAACAGACTCCCCGTATTATTATTTGAAGTATAATCTACTCCGAGAGAATGTACCGGTACAAGTTCTAAGCAAAGAACGAGTAGGGTCGCAATATTCCTTAAAATGGTCAACCTCCAATATTGGTTTACAGATTTTTTCTAAACTCGGAGGAGTTCCTTGGTTAGTCAAACCCAGCAATCACGATTGTTTAATTTTAGGAATTGGGAGCTCTCACAAATACGATGAATCTACCGGGAAAATACACAAATATTTGGCGTACTCAATTTGCCTAGATTCATCAGGTATTTATAAAAAACTATCTATTCTTTCAGAGTCTGAAGATGAACAGTCCTATTTAGAAGAATTGAAAAAGAATTTAATGTCTCTTTTAGAACAAGAATTTACAGAATATAGGAAAGTAGTTTTGCATGTTCCATTTAAGATTAAGCAAAAGGAAATTGATTCAATGGACGAAGCTCTCAGCCAATTTAAAGACGTGGACTTCAAAGTTATTAAGATAAATACGGACAACAAATTCTTTGGGTTCAGTCGTCATAATACACAAGTGCCTTATGAAAGCAGTTATATCAAGTTAGCCAAAAATGAATAT
The sequence above is a segment of the Muricauda sp. SCSIO 64092 genome. Coding sequences within it:
- a CDS encoding DNA methyltransferase — protein: MINNNFGLKNLGYSNFEATGILPRQRWYYYKEGFSSELVEFAIKQLDLGPDKLIIDPFNGSGTTTLTASLLGIDSIGVEVNPFTSFLSQTKLVSIDSKALEKHLGPVKMGIEKGRKSELEGFSTFTKTDKLDKWLFNTTVIRGFEGGWTEAQKIESIPIRSVFQLALITAAMENCNAKKDGKGLKYRSSWSQLDYKLENFQESFQTKIDHIKEDLDLSQIITKAKIVNQDVRSYLSDTNKKKKFNLCVTSPPYLNTFDYTDIYRPELFLGKFLSTKQDLYNLRTRTLRSHIHGAIWNNPKSNDFGVIYKESMAHVINNPTQLMHKKIPLMIQAYFEDMKVLFEELKLSAASGSQIWIIVSNSAYANKEIPVDLILGDIGSQVGLSLKEIGVLRHIQKRKTKHSPDVKKLRESVIIFNK
- a CDS encoding DUF2188 domain-containing protein; translation: MPKGSKSKSWIAILIEIVEVFFKSARQGSRGRTWNQHVVPYDNGWAVKRAGNKRITSKHRRQDTAIRKAKRLARKYKADVIIHRQDGTIRDRINYD
- a CDS encoding WD40/YVTN/BNR-like repeat-containing protein encodes the protein MKTNIIPSLIFTCIVTLLSGQTTIAQASKELPIDAGFYEGLEWRNIGPNRGGRSLGCAGSPARPNEYYFGATGGGLWKTTDGGNEWKPVTDGQVTSSSVGAVAVSESNPDVVYIGMGEVQLRGSITQGDGVYKSTDTGETWTHLGLKETQAVARIRIHPTNPDLVYVAALGHPYGENEERGVFRSSDGGTTWEKVLYVSPKVGAVDLILDRNNPEVIYATTWEVYRKAWKMWGGGGDSKLWKSTDGGDTWTDLTGNSGMPEGPIGKIGVTVSPADSNRVWAIVEANEGGVFRSDDAGKSWERTNDERKLRQRAFYYSRIYADPVDKETVYCLNTGFYKSTDGGKTFDITIKVPHGDNHDLWIDPNNPERMINSNDGGGNVSINGGKSWTLQDFPTSQFYHVMATSDVPYHVAGAQQDNSTLAMPSDGWSHMQARGPNHGWWYPVGGGESGWITQHPKHPDIFYAGSQGALLTRYDRSNGQIRDIQVYPRFFSGEPADALPERWQWTFPIMFAKQDASVMYTCSQHVWKTTNDGQSWEKISPDLTYADPSTLGKTGGVITMDMNGPEIYATVFALAPSWHDIGTIWAGSDDGKMHITRDGGGTWEDITPEGLPKFSRISIIDESRHRPGTLFLAANRYQVDDRQPYVFKTHDYGKTWTKIISGIEDGHFARAVREDPKREGLLYLGTEHGVYFSLNDGALWQSLQGNLPDTPIRDLVVKDNDVVVGSHGRGFWILDDIRPLRQYTPEMKEKEAVLFEPADAIRGVYDANVQYYLKQELDTITFEILDAEGKLIDTFMGSKPEYEEDPDLPWWKKGGSTKPTTAQGLNTFSWDLRYKGATDFEGMIIWSARPKRGPKAPLGTYQVRMKVGGESQTHSFDVLMDPNLKGITEADLQEQFDLSQQIVQKTSATNEAVIHIRKIRAHLEANKDALSTATYQSTAQPFLDKLAAIEQELYQVKNQSNQDPLNFPIKLNNRLASLRRSVENGDARPTDGAYKVFKELSAELDRHLGALEQIIAKEGAKVNRALGKAGVADFSDFGE
- a CDS encoding glycoside hydrolase family 2 TIM barrel-domain containing protein: MKMDHFASLYKPFLMVLIFLFSNPLFIMQDMKAQTTKSEIRMTDDGYRLFLNGEPFYVKGAGVDNGDIEALARHGANALRTWSTENGKEVLDKAHELGLKVMMGIWVGLERHGFDYNDKKAVKMQLERIRKRVLALKDHPALMLWGIGNEMNLQSQNPKVWDAVNEIAKMIHEIDPNHVTTTPLAGIDKELVSLVTKKAPEVDFLSIQLYGPMDVLPQLIRDSGYKGPLLVTEWGATGYWEVEKTDWGAPLENNSSKKANLYLQRYQKSILGLPKQVMGSFVFLWGQKQERTPTWFGMFLPNGMETESVDMMHYAWNGEWPKNRSPQLEDFTLDGKRAQNSIGLTANRSYKARVVAKDPDKDELTYRWEIMRESQSSKTGGDAEYIPEKIDGLFAGPLADFATFRAPEEKGAYRLFIYVEDDHDHSAHANIPFWVED
- a CDS encoding DUF4136 domain-containing protein translates to MKNTTKILLILGLVLLGSCATNIKTKKAIEGNFNEFQTFAYLPNTTFDINAFNSDADNSVEPALVSSLNNEMIKKGYSINNKNPDLLLLLRTNREINSNENTKSKYEQASSGGSAGSSPNYSATGASGGQRYLSSDESTTNNKPYKKGSLVVEMYDSSTKELVWVGIAENIKSHISDQTLMDRMLKEIFKKFPE
- a CDS encoding NUDIX hydrolase; translated protein: MVNTIQLTVDAVVFGYDSGKISVLLVKRKFEPFKDAWALPGGFVLENESLEQAVGRELAEETGVKINYLEQLYTFGELERDPRGRVVSVAYFGLVKPNAFKLNASTDAEEANWFNIEKLPKLAFDHKRILKIAIERLRGKITYEPIGFELLDKKFPFSDLEKLYTTLLNREIDRRNFKKKINSLKVLDELDEKVSVGPGRPASLFSFNKKRYFQLKKEGIIFEI
- a CDS encoding SPFH domain-containing protein, with product MFGINYIKFDSMNYVIHFKNGKTKKEGRGLSFFYFAPNSSIVSIPMESKDFQFIFKETTKDYQEVSIQGQITYKVKDPKQLAEVLDFTVDSKGYYIKDDNEKIQQRIINEAQTASAGVIQRLSLKEALRQLQQIETQIMESVQNSKTVHMLGLEILSVNVLGVTPNPEMARALEAQMRESLQKEADQAIYERRNFAVEQERIIKETELNTEIAVEEKQKQIAEKQMETELVKQENEQKLKEMDMASNISLEDSKQQLIDLRVENEKKEADAKEYVLHANLRPYKELDWKTLMAINSKGIDPRNHIALAFRELAENADKIGNLNISPELLESIMGTKTA
- a CDS encoding sugar kinase, which gives rise to MELDKIIIVRDKTRLEQLIERFNSKAQAKFYLERSGEDFGFYEQEHNKFYTSLGHVQKAISPLFKSKVLFRSYLPTYMFAEGDVIVVIGQDGLVANTAKYVKGLPIVAVNPDEERYDGILLPHGPQTFLSAIKGFVNGTYESKKVTMAKAAMNDGQTLLAFNDFYIGVASHVSSRYNLEFKGKKESQSSSGILVSTGAGATGWISSVFNMTNNINQYFYKQKRAFDARINWEDEKLLFVVREPFLSKMSQIDLGYGTITKNQRLKIESKMPQNGVIFSDGIEADFLNFNSGNTLSIGIADEKANLII